The Zingiber officinale cultivar Zhangliang chromosome 2A, Zo_v1.1, whole genome shotgun sequence genomic sequence GATGCCAACTTCGATGCCAATGCCGGTGCTGATGCCGACTTTGACGTTAACAACGAATTCAATGCCGACTTTAACAAATGagttacaaatatttgaatgCGTAAGTCTTAACCAATAAATATATGCAAAATACACTAGGTTCTTGAACGTGTAAGTCTTTAACAAAAGTGAGGATTATtttataactttatatatttaacttTCATTACCCTTATTTTCCTCCTAAATATGATAACACATATTACATTAATGAATCTTCCTTCTCTAAGAAGAATATAAATATCttacttcttttctcttctttttcatTAATGAACCTTTAGTATTTATCCAAACATAGGGTAAGATTAAGATCCATGAcagggtgaggaagaggaggtgtTTAACTTTTTAATGAGATCATATTGGACTGTATAAATTAATATGCCTTAAATTTATACTCTGTTTATCGaaaaaaaggagagaaattaaaaggaaagaaattaaaattgaaaaaataaaatctttaaaggaaaaaaaacataaattcgaatcTCACGGTTCGCAAAAGAGGCCCTGCAGCCTCGTGGCCACGAGCGAGGCTCTATTATGGGAAGCGAGGTCCGGTCACCTTACGGCTGTGAGTGAGGCATCATGGTAGCCCCTCCAAGTAAACAGGAATATTTCTCTTTTTGTCTCATAAGATAGGAAATCAGTTGCAAGACtgatttttctttaaatattcagaaaatttacctttttgcaattatattattatatttttttatttttttaagtttttaaaaataaagtaaacAATAATAATCCTTTGTCCCAACAAAGACATAATGATTAAATTCCCTTTCCTATAAGAAAAATAATATCCTATCATTTCTCATCTATTTACTTTCTCTCTTTCAATATTTCTTCTtcgccaaaaataaaaaataaaataaactctaATTTTGAAGAACTAGGAAATATGACTCTGCTTTTGGCAACAACGGTGCGGTGATAAATTTCGATCCGATGGTcacctctaaaattaaaatttaaatacttgaattaaaaaaaatatattgacaACAAGCACTGACAAAGCATTCAAACTTGCCGACTAGTTGGGTACATAAACACGTGGAGCTCATCGCATACTGGTTCTTCCCTTGTAGAGCTAGTTTAGAGAAGAGCAAAAGGCTAATCACATTTGAGGTCCTAtgaatttttaagattataagagTAACATTCATTGTTATTTTCAACTTTTCTAAAAATAAAtccttctttcctttttttttttttttctttttatatgcTGGACCTGATATCCCCAATCAAACCCAATGTGATCGTCATATGCTCTATGCTCTCAGGACCATCCTTGTATGCTTTCATATAAGagccaaacaaaaaaaaaaatagttttcttcaAAACCTCAGTATCACTACTAGAGAGCTCATATTACACAATTCTAAAATATATAGAATATGAGATCTCAAAATTGATTagtgaattttaattaaaatgatcAAAACTTATTAATCGGCCTAAAAAATTCATATTACACCTATTTTAGGtcttattaatttttgaaattataaaaatttcaaatacaTCATTCATTATTATTTTCGATCTTCTTTGATAGTggtccaaaaattttaaaataaataaattcaagttaaataaaaattgataggtgagagaaaagaatagaGAGATTTGTTTTCCAAAAATGGAGAGGGATGGAGAGAGAGGGAATGATAGAAGTTAACGTTGCATGCAATTAACATAAAGGGTAGAATTGAAAGACCAAAAAAATTAATATGCTCTTTGATAATTACCAAGTATTATGTTTTGAACGTCCAACCTTTGGTCAATTGGTTAAAGGCTGATCTTATCTTATCTCCCTCGCCGGGGAACCTAGCTAAGCATCTAAAGGGAATTCCAGGTCTCTCAAAAATATATTGTGTAAAAACCGAGCTTAAGATTGAGTATAGTTGAAAGGAAAGGTGAAGAGTACTTCAAAATACATGATGATAATTTCGACGACTAAACCTGCATTCTAGTGTTATGCCATCATCAATGAACTTACTCGAGATCACAAAACAGATGTGGGTTCTCCTTTCCTAACTAGTCCTCTGCAttgcattaaaaaaaaaacaaaagacccAGAAAGTGCGTTTTAGAATACCTATTTTCTGACCTGACATGGATGCCAAAATACATCGAAAAGCCACCAGCTACACCAAAGGTCGATCCTACCAATGTGCCATGTCCCACAGAAGAAACAACACAACCCTGCTTTTTGGCATGTCTCCAACTCTGCTGAGATTTGGAGCCTAACGTCACTGTTAGAAAGACATCAGCAACCAGCCCTGTTTTTTGGCATGGTCTAGGTATGTTTGCAACTTTGCCTGTGCATTGGGTATATCGAGGGCTAAATCATCCAGCCCGTCCTTAACTCTAGAGAACCCTTTTGTCATTTGATTGGTTGTGATCAACCCCTCGCAGAAGCATTCTTGCAAGAAGTCTAAGACTCtgtcactcttcttctccatggCCATAATCAAAGCCTTCTTAACCACTTCATGATTGAAAAAAGGCATCCCCAAGTCACGGATACATCGGCATGCTTCCCCTACATCGCCTCCGCTTTCATACTCCTCCAGAAGCTTCGTTATCTTATCCTTTGCGTCTTCCACTGCCAAGCCAGTACCACCACCCCAGCACCTCAGAAGCCTCTCACCAGCATACCGTGCGGAAATAAGAGAACGAGCCATATGAACAGTCTCACTTCCACTGCAATTGGGAGGGAGCTTGTTGCTGATCTCTTCCAAGTTCAAGGGTGCTAACACATCATCAATCACAGCTCGAGCAAGAAAAAGAGCCAACTCGTTAGAGGCATCCAAGATGTCAAGTGCAGTATCCTCAGCTGACTCCAGAAGCATTATGAAACCTTTAACAATATCGTCTCTTGAAAACATCCCCATACTTAGTGTGGAGAGCAGAACAGAAGCCATCTCTCTTTCCCTGTTTTTCCTTTCCATCGACAGAGTGATCAGCTTTTTGATAAAAATAGGATTGTAATCTGGAGCAGCAAGGTCCCGAAGACTTTGAGTTAGATCAGATTCGTCACCTGATAGAAAATATTCATGAATTGTTGTAACAATTTCTTCCTTGTACCGTTTTAATTTCATATGTTCTTCATCAGTGCAATCCTCAAACACATCCTTAGACTTGAGAAAGGAAGGGTCCAGCCATCCCTCAGAGATTGCTTTAGACACTATCACTTCGAACAAAGACTTAGCAGTTGGAATATCAAGTGAAAGGTCATCAAGGCTATCGGCAAGCCTTGAGAATCCTTTGACCATTTGACTAGTACTGATCAGACACTCTTCTGCTGCTTCTTTTAATAGCATTAATATAGAAGGCTCTGATGTTTGAATCTCCATCGCCAAAATTAGAGCCCTTTTCACAACCTCATGATGAAAGAAAGAAACCCCAAGCTCCCTGATGCACCTGCAAGCCTCTGTTGTGTCTCCACTCTCAATATATTCCCTCAACAGATCTGTGATCTTCTTCTTAACCTCTTCAACAGTAATGTGAACGGTACCACCCCATCGTTGTTCAACTAATTCTGCATGGTGGGGAGCTGAAAGGTAGCTCTTTTCAGCGATTTGTATAACCTGAAAAGCTTTAGAGGATTCATTGAGTGATCTCTTTACCCTGGTGAGGAAGGCAGGAGGTAAGATGTCATCAACAACAGCGCGAGCAACAAACAAAGCTAGGACGTCAACTGCATCTGGGATATCCACAGTCAAATCGTCGACAGAGTCTAGTAGCATGACAAACCCTTGGC encodes the following:
- the LOC122043043 gene encoding MA3 DOMAIN-CONTAINING TRANSLATION REGULATORY FACTOR 1-like — its product is MASPKEEGFLTEEQREVMRIAAQNAEIVSPRSWSSLLAPEIKSKAVSGGKGSSVGGGGAKHVRRSHSGKALRAKKDGAGGKGTWGKLLDTETDSCLDRNDPNYESEEELYELVAATVSDPVDNYKKSVVTIIEEYFNTGDVQLAATDLRELGSDKYHHFFVKKLISMAMDRHDKEKEMASVLLSSLYADVTSPAQISQGFVMLLDSVDDLTVDIPDAVDVLALFVARAVVDDILPPAFLTRVKRSLNESSKAFQVIQIAEKSYLSAPHHAELVEQRWGGTVHITVEEVKKKITDLLREYIESGDTTEACRCIRELGVSFFHHEVVKRALILAMEIQTSEPSILMLLKEAAEECLISTSQMVKGFSRLADSLDDLSLDIPTAKSLFEVIVSKAISEGWLDPSFLKSKDVFEDCTDEEHMKLKRYKEEIVTTIHEYFLSGDESDLTQSLRDLAAPDYNPIFIKKLITLSMERKNREREMASVLLSTLSMGMFSRDDIVKGFIMLLESAEDTALDILDASNELALFLARAVIDDVLAPLNLEEISNKLPPNCSGSETVHMARSLISARYAGERLLRCWGGGTGLAVEDAKDKITKLLEEYESGGDVGEACRCIRDLGMPFFNHEVVKKALIMAMEKKSDRVLDFLQECFCEGLITTNQMTKGFSRVKDGLDDLALDIPNAQAKLQTYLDHAKKQGWLLMSF